The sequence ctatatctctatctaacctacactacaccctacactaaaccctatcagctacactattaactaattaacctacactatctcacaCTAACTACCTATCTGGACGCCGCACACGTGCCATGGTTTTGGTCCTCATATCATAAGAAGAGAGACTATTTGGAGTATTGTTTCAGCCCAGGACGGTTTTTCCAACGATATTTTCCGTATTTTATTGTATGGTATCGATTTTATtgattggcactgtttttattgtaTGGATTTTTATTTGTATTCCTTGTTTATTGTATATTAAATTAATTGTTTGGTTCCAAGTACAAGTGAGTGCCCAGCTTCCTATATACCATTATTTCTTTAGTATAGTGGGTGAGTCTATATCAGCTGTGAGCACCACTGCTCTATGGTCTGACACTTTTGTGCAGCCTTACCACACTTTATATCTAAggtacctaacaccctacactggaacctaatcAGCTAACCTAttccctaactaacctacactgtcTACCACTaaatatctggattatatatgaggtatcagaagtATTATAAAACAGCAATTCAGCACAGCACAATtatcacactcctctctctctcacacaactgcatgaaacagcacaaaatggctgctggaaatgttcttatatagtaaggggtaggcagctttcctattggttgctagggatgttgctaagctatgacagagatattgcagccttctcattggcccacacaagcaagaagagaggttactgatggaaaaaaaaacgtGAATATtccaaattacgaatatatatcactatattttaaatattcacaaattctcgaagtgctgatattcgagattagtattcgcgattcgaatattcgcgcacaAAACTAGAAACTATAACACCCACTATATCATGACGGTTGCaggaatttaaagaggacctgtaatattagtaactatttgcattcctcatgtaaaaACAATTCTGGATAATTTTTTTGATTAAATTCTATGTTGTGACATTTTATTTTCCTGCAAGAAGTTTAACTGAATGAAtgccagcagtttgcaataaaggtccatgtgggtgttaccagctggggggggggggggggggtgtccttgcaCAACcttacactggcagcactgattggataatgtcagactgtgcagggacacccccccccccaactggtaacacccagatggacctttattgcagactgctagcaattcattcagttaaacttctagtaggaatataaGAGGAACGGAATGGCatcacatagagtcataagaaaagatgctccagaataggtATTACATTGGGAATTAAAGTAgttatgtcaggagaggtgacaagtTTTCTCTAAATgggtattccggttatataaAGTTATCTAATATTATCTATTAGATCCCTCCCTAGcaaacgaaaccctaaaacagtagcactaaaacacaggcaaagacttttttttttgtttcacagacaaaagacgcagacaatcCTAGCACACAAAAACCTAAAACCCAGCAAAAGACTTTTTCACAGACTAAACAGacagcaaaaggctacactagattatatctctatctaacctacactacaccctgcactaaaccctatcagctacactattaactaactaacctacactatctcacactaactacctatctggattatatataccgtatttttcgccccataagacgcactttccccctcaaaaggcgaatgctggcaatttacatagcagtctgcgatgctgcagcatcgcagactgcaatgtattagtgaggagggaggagggactgtagtaggcggggagagcggcggggcagtgcaggcactgtactctggccccgcagctcagtatgtactgtattatacgtagtgttaatcatcagatctaaactgaataatgatgcgctccccctgctccccatgtgctTACCGGTATTcatgaagtaggcggagcaggcacgtgacctccgtgagttacggccgcccggcctgcctgctagcgcttactacaggagtgtgacatgtaccggtaagcacatggggagcagggggagcgcatcattattcagtttagatctgatgattaacactacgtataatacagtacatactgagctgtggggccagagtacagtgcctgcacggccccgccgctctccccgcctactacagtccctccctaggaatatgtgaatgggataatgatgggggggggggggggtctgtggatggcattatgatggggggatctgtggatgggactgttatgggggggatctatggatgacacatatagcagtgtcatccacagatccaccaccccataacagtgccatccagagatccccccatcataatgccatccacagatcccccccaccatcataatgccatccacagatcccccccaccatcataatgccatccacagatccccccaccatcataatgccatccacagatcccccccaccatcataatgccatccacagatccctcccaccatcataatgccatccacagatccctcccaccatcataatgccatccacagatccctcccaccatcataatgccatccacagatccccccccatcataatgccatccacagatcccccccaccatcataatgccatccacagatccccccaccatcataatgccatccacagatccccccccatcataatgccatccacagaccccccatcataatgccatccccagctcccccataacagtgccttccacagatccccccataacagtgccatccacaaatcccccaccccataacagtgcatcatccacagatcccccataatagtgtcatgcacagaccgccattagttcaaacccaccaaaagcacaccttttggtaaaaaaaaaaatttcttcttattttcctcctcaaaaacctaggtgcgtcttatagggcgaaaaatacggtatatcactgagctacctaactaatgtacctaacaGTGGTATATACCGTAGGAAGCTGGGCACTCACTTGTACTTGGAACCAAACAATTAATTTAATATGCAATGAACAAGGAATACAAATAAAAATCCatataataaaaacagtgccaatcaATAAAATCGATACCATACGATAAAATACGTAAAATATTGTTGGAAAAATCGCCCTGGGCTGAAACAATACTCCAAATAGTCTCTCTTCTTATGATATGAGGACCAAAACCATGGCACgtgtgcggcgtcccgctacacaGGCCCAAAAAGTATCTCCAAAGTCAATAGCAACAGcagcaatctttttttttttttttgggggagggggggtgtccctgcacagcctgacactggcagcactgattggataatgtcagactgtgcagggacaaccccctcaactggtaacacccagatggacctttattgcagactgctagcaattcattcagttAAACTTCTATTAGGAATATAAGAGGAACGGAATGGCatcacatagagtcataagaaaagatgctccagaataggtATTACATTGGGAATTAAAGTAgttatgtcaggagaggtgaggtgAGTTTTCTTTAAATgggtattccggttatataaAGTTATCTAATATTACCTATTAGATCAGTGGTGGTTCCACTGTATGGAGCCCCAACAATCATGAAAATGGGGGCTCCATACCCCtggagccccctgaaatgaacagagttctctgccactccattcatttctatgggagttccggagatagccgagcactgtacatctgtggataggggataactttatataaccgaaatacccctttaagggtactttcaccactagcgtttttcttttccggcatagagttccgtcctaggggctctatactggaaaagaactgatcagttttatccccatgcattctgaatggagagcaatccgttcaggatgcatcaggatgtcttcagttcagtcttttttacttttcaggacagagataaaaccacaacatgctacggttttatctccggcccaaaaaactgaacacttgcctgaatgccggatccagcattttttccataggaatgtattcgtgccgtatccggcatttaaaatactggcatgccggatccgtcctgcgcagaccaaaaaaaaaaaaaataaaaataaatgccggatccgtttttccggatgacaccagaaagacagaggatccttatcagtcttacaaatgccatcagttggcattcgttttgccggatccggcaggcagttccagtgccgaatcactctgccgcaagtgtgaaagtagcctaagccttttTCAGTTTTAGACCAGTAATCTTCACCCTGTGGCTATCAAATACACCCAGGACATGCAGAGACGGGTAGTTTTGCAACAAGTCAGAGACCCCTGAGTTGAGCAATTGATATGCAGTGTATATAATACTTTACTTTCTCTGCGCTTTCCATTTTTAAGATTTTTCTCGTAAAGTTCAACAAAGAACTCATGGGAATATTTCCTTATAAATGCGTAAtacacatatcaccatatacagacTTTTATGTAATGCGTAAACTTTGTGTCATACGCTGCCCTGTCCCGGAACTCGGCGTCAGAAATGATGAGAAGCTTTCTTTAGTCACATGTAACTGGAATCATTGCGCGTACCTTTATTTGGTCAACATGAGAGAATGTCTGCTGACTTTATGTCTGGGCTTAATTAAGAATAAGGGGCAATTATCTCTGTACATCTCTACAAAGGGCTGTCAATCATTAACCTACAAGAACATGGGCAGAAGCAAAAGTCTAGGATTTATacggataaaaaataaatgacatttcCCTGGTCAAATACTCAAAATGTCTTGGAGCACTACTTTCGATACAGTAGGTTTTCTACATGCCATAAAACCCTAGAGGAGACTTCCAAAAGTATACTGAACAAGACTCTGCAAAGGGTTTTCAGGTTTAtgtaaagtttaaaggggttgacccatttcagacattgatggcatattgctgggtcccgctcctatctccagaaagtGGCCACGTCTCCATTCCCCTGTATTGGAATGCTGGAAATTGCCGAGCCAGCGTTCCTTCACTTTGTGGAGCCTGTTCTGGAAATAGATGCAAatcctgtacatagtactgatctcAGCAGAGAaatgaataagggctcatgcacacaagtgtGTGTGTGCACCGTGCCCGTATCCCTTGGAAGCGACTCATAGTGCTTCCATgtgcttccgatctgtgcctccgctccgtatcttgaggattgcagacccattcaagtcaatgagtccgcatccatgatacggagtgcacatggcagttgctcgtatattgcagacccactgTCTGCGGTCCGCAATGCGGCCACAGGGCACACAcacttgtgtgcatgagtcctaaggttGTATAGTCTACACAATGCTCtttgagctaaacagcctggactccagaatGCCACAGTACATTGTAACAGTGACATTTGTAGAGAAAGACCTTATGTACTTAGGTCACAGAATATTGGATCCTGGACTGGATACAATTTTGTCCACTTCTCAGCTGAGAACAGAACTACATAAGCAGGTTCTCATTCATTGACCACAAATGCATAAGAAGCTGAGGAAGTTAAAAccaagtatattagaaagttgtagAACATTTCTCTATATAGTGATCAAAATTTACATAAATGCAGAAACCTCAAGAAATCTTCAGAGTACTCTCAAGTGGTTCTCCTGTCATCACTGAAGACTACTAATTTTAGCAGTACAAGATAGGTGTCCTCAGTGCCTCAAATGACTCTATTATCTTTAATAGGTTGTCACATTGTCCTTTGAGATGATTCATATTGCTTAAAGCAAATCATTAATTTCCTAAGTAACATATCTGTTCATTTGGTTGAAGAAGTTATTTGACCCCACAGAGGACTCCAGGACCCAGTAAGAATTTATGATACCAATATTCTCTGACCAAAATTAACATTACACAGAACATACTTTGGATGTTTCTGAAACCAAGTGTTCTCCCTGTTGCTTTTATAGctgataataataacaataataataatgataataataataataagaatatatatttttttaaactagcaAAAGGAACTTACCTAAAGGCAAAGCTATGAAGAATGGTAGCCAGCATAAGATGAACAAACCCACCACAATCCCCAGAGTCTTGGCTGCCTTCTTCTCCCTGGAGAATTTAAGTAATTTCAGAGATAAGGAACTGCGAGGCTGTTGGTTCTTGCCTTTGCTGTTGGATGATCCATCATTCATGTTTCTGCAGTGAATTCTTAGGGTCAGCTCTTTGGAGTCCATCTTTTCTTTCATGACACCTGCTTCCAGGTTCTTAGTGATCCTCTTGGCCACCACATAAACTCTGCAATACATCACCAGGATGATAGTCAAGGGGATATAGAAGGAAACCAAAGATGAAACTATGGCATAAAACGTTTCTGTGGTGATATCACACACAGCCTCATTGGTATTAGTCTGCTGCTTCCATCCCAGTAATGGTCCAATGCAGATCACTAAAGCCAAGATCCAGACACCCAGCAGAACTAGTATGACCCTTTTCCTTGTCACTATAGTGGGATACCGAAGCGAATAACGAACCCCAATGTATCTGTCTATAGAAATGGCGCAAAGACTGTAAATGGATGCTGTACAGCATAGAACATCCATGGCAGCCCAAATGTCACAAAATATCCTCCCAAATACCCAGAAGTCGGCAATCTCTAAGGTAGCAGAGAAGGGGAGCACTGTGGTGCTCAGCAACAAGTCAGCAATGGCCAGGTTGACTATCAAGTAGTTGGTTGGGATCCTCAGTTGCCTGTTGGTGACCACAGAGATGATGACCATAATGTTGCCCACTATAGCCACACAAAAGAAGGCTCCAAGAGTGAATCCAATGATCATAGCCCTTGTTAAGTCTATAGGTAAAGTACCATTGGTATCAATGTGATCGTTGAGTAGGGAACTTGTATTGTTCCATGCTAAAGTCTCATGAAGTGATAAATTCTTACCATGCATCTCCAACAGGTATTCCATAGCTGGATAATTGGTACTTAGAAGCTGGCAATACCACCTTAAAGTGATTCAGGAATTACCCAAAAACTGTCAGGGTAGAAAGACATGTCCAACATCTGCTGAGGAGTCTTCTGTGTCCTTTGTAGTATTGAGCTTAGAGGAGAAGCACATCTGCAAGCCACTGATTGAGAGCCTTATTACAGCTGGTCAGGAAGACTGAGCTGTAGATGGGATGACATGTTGCTCCACCAACTAACTGCACGTCTCAGGGATCTTAAGAAAATCGCTTTTAGCAGCTGCCTTTCTCTGAAGTGACATCACAGCAAAATGTCAGATTCTAATAAGCGGCCACTAGAGGGCGCTGCGACTCAAACAAAAACTCATTAACTGGCTGCCTAGAAGGTTAGTGACAGCTGCAGTCAAAGTTGGATCTTGCATTTTAATTATTATCTTCTTCGCCTGAGGGGTCAGCACTATATTACACAATAACAGACTACACCACCTGAGTAATTTAGTGGTTAACTTTGTCCTGGGGGAGAGCCAGGTCTGAAGATTTAAGAAATTGGTTGCACTCTATAATGTAGTTTTTACACCTCCATGATCGATAGATACAAATGTGTAAGGACAGAATGGTtacacacagtacacatataTGAGACTGATACAGCAGATGTATTTTAAAGCAAAGGAGTGATAGTAATAAaactagatagataaatagagagatacagtcaggtccataaatattgggagatcgacacaattctaacatttttggctctatacaccaccacaatggatttgaaatgaaaagaacaagatgtgctttaactgcagactgtcagctttaaatgGGTATTTACATcctaatcaggtgaacggtgtaggaattacaacagtttgcatatgtgcctcccactttaaAACTGTAATAGTGGAAGCATAGGTGTATCAGCAGAGTGTATAACTAAAAGTAGATATGTTTGGAATAACAGGAGAAGAATCTGATCTAGTAGGCTCCATAATCTTCAGTCCAACACTGCTTTCATTTGCCTTAAGTCTGTACAAGGCAAATAATTGCTGTCAATCTCtggtaatacagtcctgatcaaaagtttaagaccacttgaaaaatggcaaaaaatcatattttacattgttggatcttaacaaggttccaagtagagcttcaacatgcaacaagaagaaatgagagtgagacaaaacattttttgagtattcaattaattaaaaataacgattaaactgaaacaggctgtttttcagctgatccaaattttaggaccacatgcctttaaaaggccaaatctgtgcaaagatgtggattcatagtcattttctgtcaggtagtcacacgttgtgatagcAAAggcaaaaactctcccttttttaacgtggtcgggttgttgaactgcataagcagggtctctcacagcgcgccatcgctgctgaggtgggacgcagtaagacagtcatttggaatttcttaaatgatcctgagggttatggaaccaaaaagtcaagtggaagacccaaaaaaatgtcatcagcactgagccggaggatccaattggctgtccgtcaagacactggacgatcctcaacccaaattaaggcccttactagtgctgactgcagccccataaccatcagacggcatctgagactgaagggcttcaaaaacaaaaaaacgtcttcaaagatcttgtctccttgaacgccacagaactgctcgtttggactttgcaagagagcaccaaacatgggacattcaaaaggtggaagaaaagttttattctctgataaaaatgtaaccttgctggtcctgatggtttccaacgttactggcatgacaagcagatcccacctaagatgttttctacgcgccacagtggagggggcgccataatggtctggggtgctttttccttcagtggaacaatggagcttcaggaagtgcaggggcgtcaaacggccgctggctatgtccagatgttgcagagagcattcctcatgactgagggccctcgtctgtgtggtaacgactgggtttttcaacaggacaacgctacagtacacaatgcccacaggacaagggacttcttccaggagaataacatcactcttttggcccattctacgtgttcccctgatctaaatccaattgagaacctttggggatggatggcaagggaagtttgcaaaaatagacaacagttccagacagtagatggcctttgtgcggccgtcttcaccacttggagaaatgttcccactcacctcatggaaacgctagcatcaagcatgccaaaacgaattttggaagtgataaacaatgacggcggagctactcattactgagttcatgtttggaagttggatttctgttttggggggtttagtatttttttggaggtgtggtcctaaacttttgatcagctgaaaaacagcctgtttcagtttattcgttgtttttattcaatttaatgctcaaaaaatgttttgtctcactcccatttcttcttgttgcatgttgaagctctacttggaaccttgttaagatccagccatgctaaatatgattttttggcattatttaagtggtcttaaacttttgatcaggattgTATATACCTATGCTGTATCTACTGTGTGCGCCCCTtttactgctgctgtcccatGGTGGCAAAATGTGGAAATCAACACATTTCTTACTTAGCTCATCACACTTCACACTGGTCCATCCATAACAATATTGGCAAGTCCTCGTCTCCCTGCCTATTGGCTGTATCCATAGCAAAGTAACGTTTAACCACAGCCTATATCGGATGAGGTCATCAGGACCTCTGTTTAAACCTGGCTAGCTAGCTTATCTTTGCCTGAGCGTCCTTGGTCATTTTCATCCATTCTCTTGATGTTCCTTTGTCATTAGCATCCAGTGTAGCTTTCGTCGTGCGCACCAAATGACCCGCTCCCGCTGTAGGACCAAAAGAGTGTCCTTTTGGCATCTGCTGGGCCAATCTCTTTATGTATGGAATAGCATAGTACACTATACTATTCCATGCAGTGGCATACAGAGAAAACATATAACAGAACATAGAATATATGGTCCTATAAGCAATTTTATGCACCTATATCCCTATACAATGGTATATGTTGGAGTCTTCCATCTAAAGTATATGTCGGGAAACCCTCCCCAGATATACATTTGTCAGAAGGCAAAAAACAAAGTGTGAACAGAttcttaaagaagacctgtcacctctcctgacatgtctgtggtagtaactacttgcattccccatgtaataacaattcgggagcatctattcttattagtctatgttgtgtcattgctttattattcctgctagttatgaatgaattaccagTAGTTTACAAtggaggtccagatgggtgttaccagttgtccctgcacagtctggcactggcagtactgattgtatagtgtcagactgtgcagggacacacacccaactggtatcacccagctggaccttcattgaaaactgctagtaattcattcacgtCTAACAGGGAAACTAGAGAAACAGCACTATATAGAGTCAGAAAATAGTACAGACATGTGAGGacaggtgacaggtcctttttaacatGATAACTGTTCTAGGATGAATCCTCTTCCTAGCGCCATTGAACCTTGCAGCCGTAGCTGGGATAAAGCAGTAATGTTCACTTTATTCGCATGCAAGGTCAATGAGGACAGGATCAGTATTTGTAAAGTATATTAATCCTCAGAGGCAAATTCCTGCGGTAAAACAAACATGCAATTGTGGGACTTTTTCTGCTGGAAGCTTCACATATTCATAAATTAAGGCGCTGTATGAAAATTCCAGCACTATCCTAATGTATGATTACCTATAATTACATGTGTGTCGGCCATCTTGGTTCTTGTAAGTTTGTGAAATGTCTGCAGCTGAGGTAAGTTGAACATTATTTGCTGCTATGGTACACGGATCAGCTGGATTATTGTAATATAAATTGTTCTGTAAATCCATTATTGATTGACTGTAAATTATCAGTCCAGTACTGAATTATGTCATTGTTGAAAGGCTGAGGTCAATTGAGCGGGAAGGATGTCACGCCAAAAGATGAAATGCCAATGCAAATCCTCATAATGATATGTGTGGCCCTATGCTCATGCATGAATATTAAAAAGGAATCAATACATTTGTCAGTGATATTTTACAATGGCAGCTATTGCCAGTGCGGTTTCTACTTGATATATGTCGCAGTTTCTAGAGCACGTCTCTGGTTAAATTCTGTTTTATTGGTTTTTTAGAGGGGTTTATAAATTTTAGAAAATATTGGGTCCAGGAAATGCCCAGTAACCCGTCTCTTGAGATCACACAGATATTGATTATTA is a genomic window of Bufo bufo chromosome 1, aBufBuf1.1, whole genome shotgun sequence containing:
- the ADRA1B gene encoding alpha-1B adrenergic receptor, encoding MEYLLEMHGKNLSLHETLAWNNTSSLLNDHIDTNGTLPIDLTRAMIIGFTLGAFFCVAIVGNIMVIISVVTNRQLRIPTNYLIVNLAIADLLLSTTVLPFSATLEIADFWVFGRIFCDIWAAMDVLCCTASIYSLCAISIDRYIGVRYSLRYPTIVTRKRVILVLLGVWILALVICIGPLLGWKQQTNTNEAVCDITTETFYAIVSSLVSFYIPLTIILVMYCRVYVVAKRITKNLEAGVMKEKMDSKELTLRIHCRNMNDGSSNSKGKNQQPRSSLSLKLLKFSREKKAAKTLGIVVGLFILCWLPFFIALPLGSIFKALEPPLTVQKVFFWLGYFNSCINPVIYPCSSKEFKRAFIRIVRCQWGTRRESGIRRAQLHPRSSSTYTNSRKGSVDERSFLNGSQKTVLSLALGPCKAPRKESSSHDWKPSYIPVDSDQRQTGEHKEQDRTNNVFTFPSPSDYNGQGADAKST